One Dioscorea cayenensis subsp. rotundata cultivar TDr96_F1 chromosome 17, TDr96_F1_v2_PseudoChromosome.rev07_lg8_w22 25.fasta, whole genome shotgun sequence DNA window includes the following coding sequences:
- the LOC120279983 gene encoding scopoletin glucosyltransferase-like, which produces MATLTQNQLHILFFPLMAPGHMLPMLNMAKLFACHDHRVRATILTTPANVTTLVKTITINSNSKIELALIPFPSTAAGLPLGCENLTTISSHDDLTPNFIQAVSMLTQPFEQILRELKPNVTITDAFIPWTIDITTKLGIPQIISHGTGFFPLCLSDIIANYKPHETLPAETMSFLVPGIPHRVELLKTQVLDIMKAGKPMLDLLLKIKDTESRSYGVVVNSFYELEPDYVQHYRTVIGRRAWHVGPVSLCNEDVINGASATDDKDHDECLRWLDEKQPGSVLYVCFGSLCAFSGDQLREIALGLEASNHAFIWVVPKVLKRDEDMDWMPEGFEGRINIEGKKGFIIRGWAPQLLILNHKAVGGFMTHCGWNSTLEGVCAGLPMITWPLFAEQFYNERLVLDVLKIGVAVGMKEYVMKHEDRPLIYGIDIERAVNCVMGGDEEAEAMRKRARELGVMAKSAVMEDGSSYTELTRLINELLLLVENID; this is translated from the coding sequence ATGGCGACCTTAACACAAAATCAGCTACACATCCTCTTCTTTCCATTAATGGCACCAGGTCACATGCTTCCCATGCTCAACATGGCCAAGCTCTTTGCATGTCATGACCACAGAGTTAGAGCCACCATTCTTACCACCCCAGCCAACGTCACCACTCTTGTCAAAACTATCACAATTAACTCAAACTCCAAAATAGAACTAGCTCTCATCCCCTTCCCCTCCACCGCCGCCGGTCTCCCCCTCGGCTGTGAAAACCTCACCACCATCTCTTCTCATGATGACCTCACACCCAACTTCATTCAAGCTGTCTCCATGCTCACTCAACCCTTTGAACAAATCCTCAGAGAGCTCAAACCCAATGTAACCATCACAGATGCCTTCATTCCTTGGACCATTGACATCACAACCAAGCTGGGAATCCCCCAGATCATCTCCCATGGCACCGGCTTCTTTCCTCTTTGTCTTTCTGATATCATAGCAAACTACAAGCCACATGAGACCTTGCCAGCTGAAACTATGTCTTTCTTGGTTCCTGGAATCCCTCACCGGGTTGAGCTTCTCAAGACCCAAGTTCTAGACATCATGAAAGCTGGGAAACCAATGCTTGATCTCCTGCTTAAGATTAAGGACACAGAGAGTAGAAGTTATGGTGTAGTGGTGAATAGTTTCTATGAGCTGGAGCCGGACTACGTCCAACACTACCGCACTGTCATTGGGCGCCGAGCCTGGCATGTTGGTCCTGTGTCTTTGTGCAATGAGGATGTCATCAACGGTGCTAGTGCTACTGATGATAAAGATCATGATGAGTGTTTACGTTGGCTTGATGAGAAGCAACCCGGGTCTgttctttatgtttgttttgggAGCTTGTGTGCCTTCTCTGGTGATCAGCTACGTGAGATTGCTTTGGGTCTTGAGGCTTCTAATCATGCATTCATTTGGGTGGTTCCTAAGGTTCTTAAGAGGGATGAGGATATGGATTGGATGCCAGAAGGGTTTGAAGGGAGGATTAATATTGAAGGGAAAAAAGGTTTTATTATAAGAGGATGGGCTCCTCAGTTGTTGATATTGAATCATAAAGCTGTTGGTGGGTTCATGACTCATTGTGGATGGAACTCTACTCTTGAAGGTGTGTGTGCAGGCTTGCCAATGATCACTTGGCCTTTGTTTGCAGAGCAGTTTTACAATGAAAGGTTGGTTTTAGATGTGCTGAAGATTGGTGTTGCTGTTGGGATGAAGGAGTATGTGATGAAGCATGAGGATAGGCCATTGATTTATGGGATAGATATAGAGAGAGCTGTGAACTGTGTGATGGGTGGTGATGAAGAAGCTGAGGCCATGAGGAAGAGAGCTAGAGAGTTGGGAGTGATGGCAAAGAGTGCTGTTATGGAAGATGGGTCTTCTTATACTGAGTTAACTCGGCTCATCAATGAGTTGCTTCTCCTTGTTGAAAATATTGACTGA
- the LOC120280436 gene encoding uncharacterized protein LOC120280436: protein MATNENAVSLSQPVVPIFTRESYFRWSLRMKTLFCSHELWELVEERLPGVEDETRKREAAKKDAKALCLIQEAVDEPILDLIAEAGTAHEAWEMIKTKFQGSSKVVAVRKQTLRQKFEMLHMQEGELIKEYLSRVVTIVNQIKAIGHKLTEEEVVGKVLRSLSSRWDYVAVAIEEAKDIAKMSMDELSGSLQAHEIRINRSSEKGTEKAFYMKGDASNPRDAERRTNRGGFRGSCRGRGRSRGRGASPERRSSGNHENRGNKSSVQCYHCKNTGTSRQIAGLKTNQ from the coding sequence ATGGCGACGAACGAGAATGCTGTGAGTTTGTCACAGCCGGTTGTGCCCATCTTCACTAGAGAAAGCTACTTCAGATGGAGTTTGAGGATGAAGACTCTCTTCTGCTCCCATGAGCTCTGGGAGCTGGTTGAGGAGCGCTTACCGGGGGTAGAAGATGAAACTCGGAAGAGAGAAGCGGCAAAGAAGGATGCCAAAGCATTGTGTTTGATACAAGAAGCTGTTGACGAACCCATATTAGACCTTATTGCAGAAGCTGGTACCGCTCATGAAGCATGGGAGATGATCAAGACGAAGTTCCAAGGATCATCTAAAGTTGTGGCTGTGAGGAAACAGACACTTCGGCAAAAGTTTGAGATGCTCCACATGCAAGAAGGTGAACTGATAAAGGAGTATCTCTCAAGAGTGGTCACTATTGTGAACCAGATCAAAGCTATTGGGCACAAACTAACAGAGGAGGAAGTTGTTGGAAAAGTTCTTCGAAGTCTCTCCTCTAGGTGGGATTATGTTGCTGTTGCTATTGAAGAGGCCAAGGATATTGCAAAGATGTCCATGGATGAGCTGAGTGGGTCTCTCCAAGCTCATGAGATTCGCATCAATCGGTCTTCTGAGAAGGGGACTGAGAAGGCTTTCTATATGAAAGGTGATGCATCTAATCCGAGAGATGCTGAGAGACGAACCAACAGAGGAGGGTTTAGAGGCTCTTGCAGGGGACGAGGTAGAAGCAGAGGCCGTGGTGCAAGTCCTGAGAGGCGGAGTTCAGGAAACCATGAAAATAGAGGCAATAAGAGCTCAGTCCAGTGTTATCATTGCAAAAATACGGGCACGTCAAGGCAAATTGCTGGCTTAAAGACAAACCAGTAG